From one Bacteroides intestinalis DSM 17393 genomic stretch:
- a CDS encoding sensor histidine kinase, producing MERRIKIVWIFSIVAMLLITCGQAYWLRNQYQYMNDEQINDIYDRILQTTQQYDSIRAPQPKKVLSSSNMFFYQLSKSIDLEARTTIDELILGVLKGRELESVGQVNIETLKIEQQDSASTDDKEREAKRREWALALDTLLPEERIIVKDSFKINMSDKDAPNLNSIINLYRLELDIPFALQQFDSLLAIRLDEQMFTTHLVVSEDSTYQWNAELKRQGTLFNPYIEVSYPYNPLKHQLLLVTVKVSPHAVLVRMGWQLSGSICLIFLLGLCLLFQIKTILKQRRIDELRKSFVNTMIHELKRPVQALKMCIAFLNDKSLRMDEKAMDEVIHDSMSELDNLSAYLSKLRDMTRADDEHTQLSVRTFDIKASLEKLVRLCHIPEDKDVSIETHFSTETLVTADPVHVSNIISNLIENAVKYSGTSVHVVVDCLLQDHQLLIRVSDDGIGIPVSEQNRVFDKFYRGSNLPDRSLPGIGLGLSYVKLLVEAHHGTISLNSQAGKGTTIEINIPQ from the coding sequence ATGGAACGACGGATTAAGATAGTTTGGATATTCTCCATTGTAGCGATGCTGCTCATTACATGCGGACAGGCTTACTGGCTACGTAACCAATACCAGTACATGAATGATGAACAGATCAATGATATCTATGATCGCATCTTGCAGACCACCCAACAGTATGACTCTATCCGTGCTCCCCAGCCCAAGAAGGTGCTTAGTAGTAGCAATATGTTTTTCTATCAACTGAGTAAATCTATTGATTTGGAAGCGCGGACCACTATCGACGAATTAATTTTAGGGGTTCTGAAAGGACGGGAGCTAGAGAGCGTGGGACAGGTGAATATAGAAACCCTCAAAATAGAGCAGCAGGATTCTGCCAGTACGGATGATAAAGAGAGAGAGGCAAAGCGCAGAGAATGGGCATTGGCGTTAGACACCCTTTTGCCGGAAGAACGGATTATTGTGAAGGATTCATTCAAGATCAATATGTCCGATAAAGATGCTCCTAACTTGAACTCTATTATTAATCTTTATCGTTTAGAGTTGGATATACCTTTTGCATTGCAGCAATTTGATTCCTTGCTTGCCATACGTTTGGACGAACAAATGTTTACTACGCATCTGGTCGTTTCTGAAGATTCCACTTACCAGTGGAATGCCGAACTGAAGCGGCAAGGCACTTTATTCAACCCGTACATCGAAGTAAGCTATCCCTATAATCCCCTGAAACATCAGTTGCTTCTTGTTACTGTGAAGGTTTCGCCTCATGCAGTACTTGTGCGTATGGGGTGGCAGTTATCCGGCAGTATCTGCCTGATTTTCCTATTAGGGCTTTGCTTGCTGTTTCAGATAAAAACCATCCTGAAGCAACGCCGGATCGACGAATTGCGAAAAAGCTTTGTAAACACCATGATACATGAATTGAAACGGCCTGTACAGGCTCTGAAAATGTGTATTGCTTTCCTGAATGACAAGTCTTTGCGAATGGATGAGAAAGCAATGGACGAAGTGATCCATGATTCTATGTCCGAACTGGATAATCTGTCGGCCTATCTCTCAAAGTTGCGTGATATGACGCGTGCCGATGATGAACATACACAACTTTCTGTTCGTACGTTCGATATAAAAGCGAGTCTGGAAAAGCTTGTCCGACTTTGTCATATTCCGGAGGATAAAGATGTTTCTATTGAGACACATTTCAGTACGGAGACTTTGGTGACGGCAGATCCGGTACACGTTTCCAACATCATCAGTAATCTGATAGAGAATGCTGTGAAGTATTCAGGTACTTCTGTGCACGTCGTTGTAGATTGTCTTTTGCAAGATCATCAGTTGCTGATACGGGTATCTGATGATGGTATCGGCATTCCGGTTTCCGAACAGAATCGTGTATTCGATAAATTCTACCGGGGCAGTAATCTTCCTGACCGCTCATTGCCGGGTATCGGTCTGGGTCTGAGTTATGTAAAATTGCTGGTAGAGGCACACCATGGGACTATCTCTTTAAATAGTCAGGCGGGTAAGGGAACGACAATAGAAATTAATATACCTCAATAA
- a CDS encoding phosphatase PAP2 family protein, producing the protein MILLDILNQVVDIDTDIFLSINRMHSPFFDYFMSAYSGKWIWVPMYAAIWYVMLRNFHWKVTLFCMIGLALVITIADQTGATLIRPYVERLRPANLENPISNMVHIVNGYRGGRYGFPSCHAANTFGLAFFIWFLFRKRWLTVFIMGWALLTCYSRIYLGVHFPGDLLAGTLIGLIAAYIVYRLFLKVSGHKTMEKVPHIYAPILVGGLTILGILIYSAVMVL; encoded by the coding sequence ATGATTCTATTAGACATTTTGAATCAGGTAGTCGATATTGATACTGATATATTCCTCTCCATCAACCGGATGCACAGTCCGTTCTTTGATTATTTTATGAGTGCATATAGTGGTAAATGGATTTGGGTGCCTATGTATGCTGCTATCTGGTATGTCATGCTTCGCAATTTCCACTGGAAAGTGACTTTGTTCTGTATGATTGGGTTAGCACTCGTCATTACCATTGCCGACCAGACAGGTGCAACGTTGATACGTCCTTATGTGGAGCGCCTTCGTCCGGCTAATCTGGAAAATCCGATATCCAATATGGTGCACATTGTAAATGGTTATCGGGGTGGGCGTTATGGCTTTCCTTCTTGCCACGCAGCCAATACTTTCGGACTGGCATTCTTTATCTGGTTCCTTTTCCGTAAGCGATGGCTCACCGTATTTATAATGGGATGGGCACTGCTGACTTGCTATTCACGCATTTACCTGGGAGTACATTTTCCGGGTGATCTTCTGGCAGGTACACTTATCGGATTGATTGCAGCATATATCGTATATCGCCTTTTCCTGAAAGTCAGCGGACATAAGACAATGGAAAAAGTTCCCCATATTTATGCTCCGATATTGGTTGGAGGATTAACAATATTGGGGATACTCATCTATTCCGCAGTAATGGTATTATAG
- a CDS encoding GLPGLI family protein, producing MSTRIIFLNLCLAMLCASQAKAQIIVSDGTKIQNDTIGEAQLLVQYETRCIINPEKPENVTEETMMLEVGKNLSKFYSYTKYVCDSVLAVDFANKASQETINEHLKQYGQSKLGERTFKGYPSGKVTTLDEVAGMTRLRCEEAEEHPQWKILAENDSVLSYLCSKAECQFKGRTWTAWFTAEIPVSEGPWKLCGLPGLILKAEDSEGHYSFTAAGMEQCHTYRPILFDGKKHEPMNRKAYNKVHERYYADPVGFITGSMPNVTVTIKDEHGNATKNPKNVPYNPLER from the coding sequence ATGAGTACAAGAATTATTTTCCTCAATCTGTGTCTCGCCATGCTATGCGCATCACAAGCAAAGGCACAAATTATTGTTTCTGATGGAACGAAAATACAGAATGATACCATCGGCGAAGCACAACTCCTTGTGCAATATGAAACGCGCTGCATCATCAATCCGGAGAAACCGGAAAATGTTACGGAAGAAACCATGATGCTGGAAGTAGGCAAAAATCTCTCCAAATTCTACAGTTACACCAAGTATGTATGCGACTCCGTACTGGCAGTGGATTTTGCCAACAAAGCCTCACAGGAAACCATCAATGAACACCTGAAGCAATATGGGCAAAGCAAATTGGGTGAACGTACCTTCAAAGGCTATCCCAGTGGAAAAGTAACAACCCTCGACGAAGTGGCAGGCATGACACGCCTGCGTTGCGAAGAAGCGGAAGAACATCCACAGTGGAAGATACTGGCAGAAAACGATAGTGTCCTCTCCTACCTTTGCAGCAAAGCCGAATGTCAATTCAAAGGCCGGACATGGACGGCATGGTTTACTGCAGAAATCCCCGTCAGCGAAGGTCCCTGGAAGCTTTGCGGACTACCCGGACTGATACTAAAAGCCGAAGACAGTGAAGGGCATTATTCATTTACCGCTGCCGGTATGGAACAGTGCCACACATACAGACCCATACTCTTCGACGGAAAGAAGCACGAACCGATGAACCGCAAAGCATACAACAAAGTGCACGAACGTTATTATGCCGACCCGGTAGGATTTATCACCGGAAGCATGCCGAACGTCACTGTTACTATAAAAGATGAACATGGCAATGCAACCAAGAACCCGAAGAATGTTCCTTATAACCCGTTGGAACGATAA
- a CDS encoding endonuclease/exonuclease/phosphatase family protein has translation MNIKLYITFSFLFAPFFFLCGQTKKDTLSFRVVSYNVENLFDCRHDTLKNDYEFLPDAVRHWNYTKYKKKLDNIARTITAAGGWTPPALVALCEVENDSVLRDLTQRSVLREAGYRYVMTNSPDQRGIDVALLYQRDRFKLISYQGIPIPHISGKKKLRPTRDILHVCGMLLNHDTLDVFVVHLPSRSGGAKESEPYRLHAARQLKAAADSIYLHRYHPQILIMGDFNDYPDNASVSKIVSAKAPLQDKSSLQPQRFYHLLARKAATQKDFGSYKYQGEWGLLDHIIVSGTLLQPDADFCTSESKADIFRPSFLLTDDKKYGGVQPFRTYYGMKYQNGYSDHLPVWADFRLIY, from the coding sequence ATGAACATTAAATTATATATTACTTTTTCATTTCTGTTCGCTCCTTTTTTCTTTCTTTGCGGACAAACGAAAAAGGACACCCTCTCTTTTCGCGTTGTCAGTTATAATGTTGAAAACTTATTCGACTGCCGCCACGATACACTAAAAAATGACTATGAATTCCTACCTGACGCAGTACGCCACTGGAATTATACAAAATATAAAAAGAAGCTGGATAACATAGCCCGCACCATCACAGCCGCAGGCGGTTGGACTCCACCAGCACTTGTTGCCCTCTGTGAAGTGGAAAATGACAGTGTATTACGCGACCTGACTCAGCGCTCGGTTCTTCGGGAAGCTGGATATCGCTATGTGATGACCAACTCACCCGATCAGCGAGGAATCGATGTGGCATTGCTTTACCAACGGGACCGTTTCAAACTGATTTCCTATCAGGGAATCCCCATACCTCATATATCCGGTAAAAAGAAACTTCGCCCTACACGAGATATACTACACGTCTGCGGAATGTTATTAAACCACGATACACTGGATGTTTTTGTAGTTCATCTTCCGTCCCGTTCAGGAGGTGCTAAAGAAAGCGAACCTTACCGTCTGCATGCCGCCCGACAATTGAAAGCTGCGGCAGACAGCATCTACCTCCATCGGTATCATCCGCAAATTCTTATCATGGGAGACTTTAACGATTATCCCGATAATGCATCGGTCAGCAAAATAGTTTCAGCAAAAGCTCCCCTTCAAGACAAAAGTAGTTTGCAACCACAAAGATTCTACCACTTGCTTGCCCGTAAGGCCGCTACACAAAAAGACTTCGGCAGTTATAAATATCAGGGCGAATGGGGATTACTGGATCATATCATTGTCTCCGGCACGCTTCTCCAGCCGGATGCAGACTTTTGCACCAGTGAAAGCAAAGCCGATATCTTTCGTCCTTCTTTCCTATTGACGGATGATAAAAAGTATGGCGGTGTGCAGCCATTCCGCACTTACTACGGAATGAAGTACCAGAACGGTTACAGCGATCACCTGCCTGTATGGGCAGATTTCCGGCTCATTTATTAA
- a CDS encoding carboxypeptidase-like regulatory domain-containing protein, protein MNKKITILFFLFLFSFLSSTHAQTLKGKITDAETNLPLEAVMISVLRGNTMIDYALTDAKGQFSLPWKHSGTLQLNISLLGYKREMRNINAAGTLNLSLQPEAIVLKEVQIRPGRINTRKDTVRYDLAQFASSKDVHIKDVLKKLPGVDVDENGQVKYKGKAIDHYFVEGMDVTGGRYNQINNNLSAKAVKTAEIMENYQSVKALKGKINSEEVALNLKLDPKARDQWIANTTLGAGWSDDNDKLLWEGGLNALQLGKGKQSVYNYKTNNNGKDLSNEQTILTGSGWQEVPLSGFLAQPGISAPLDKKRLLFNETHTLNGNRMYKWNEDRSLRMQAGYTHDVIRQQRGNTQIYYQPTDTIQIDETYHYRLRSDAANLELRYEDNSNRNYISNRFTMDGEINHGRSEELRQTLRTSRLSAGNYFNLIRNRENSTWEFRSATQYAYQPASLLLEEGKSKFNQHSFYTDNSAAYLRKYNGFTQQYKAGIQGERATMKYIPPTQPNDFNASNLSLYFNPYFQLQRGKGLATLSLPLKAQRYFSQQRSFLFFNPSTYLRYKLDYHWTFSLYGSLKRSAGDFSDLYPGLYQTDYRTWRSGNGLFPTSTTQTYNLYGEYKNTVQEFFVTASLTYSRSNRNTLFEQSVSENAIVYTQRELPNHSDSWNLSSTLSKGIYDWHLKTSLTLLLSRSNGEQLTRLTDSDQQSLLQTYRYDYLKAEPKIIWSPADLFEAEYHATLGYGGSKIGSDTRLSPLLDFVQRLHLTFSIGQVDLRLSGEHYRNDLGEHTHLNTVFADASLIYKRKKWRLEASLNNLFNKKEYAYTTYSATQSYTSRLNIRPREVMATVNYQF, encoded by the coding sequence ATGAATAAAAAAATTACTATTCTATTTTTTCTGTTTCTCTTTAGTTTCTTGTCGTCTACCCACGCCCAGACATTGAAGGGCAAGATAACAGATGCAGAAACCAATCTACCGCTGGAGGCAGTCATGATCAGTGTATTACGCGGAAACACAATGATAGACTATGCACTAACCGATGCTAAAGGGCAATTTTCTTTACCGTGGAAGCATAGCGGAACGCTGCAACTCAATATCTCTTTGTTAGGCTATAAAAGAGAAATGCGAAATATCAATGCGGCAGGAACCCTGAATCTCAGCCTACAACCGGAAGCTATTGTGCTGAAAGAAGTACAGATACGTCCGGGACGCATCAATACCCGAAAAGATACGGTAAGATATGATCTGGCACAGTTTGCTTCCTCTAAAGATGTGCATATCAAGGATGTATTGAAGAAACTTCCGGGCGTGGATGTCGATGAAAATGGACAAGTTAAGTACAAAGGGAAAGCCATCGACCACTACTTTGTAGAGGGAATGGACGTCACAGGCGGACGCTACAACCAGATCAACAATAACCTGAGTGCCAAAGCTGTGAAAACGGCTGAAATCATGGAAAACTATCAGTCCGTAAAGGCCCTGAAAGGAAAGATTAACTCTGAAGAAGTGGCACTGAACCTGAAACTCGATCCGAAAGCGCGGGATCAATGGATAGCTAACACCACACTGGGTGCCGGATGGAGCGATGACAATGATAAACTCTTATGGGAAGGCGGGCTGAATGCCCTTCAACTGGGCAAAGGCAAGCAGAGTGTCTACAATTACAAGACGAATAACAATGGCAAGGACCTCAGCAACGAACAGACAATATTGACAGGAAGCGGTTGGCAGGAAGTGCCACTTTCCGGTTTTCTAGCACAGCCGGGCATCAGTGCACCGTTGGATAAAAAACGCTTATTGTTTAATGAGACGCACACCCTGAATGGCAACCGGATGTACAAATGGAATGAAGATCGCAGTTTACGTATGCAAGCTGGATACACTCATGACGTGATCCGGCAACAACGGGGAAATACGCAAATCTATTATCAGCCAACGGATACCATACAAATAGATGAAACTTATCATTATCGCCTGAGAAGTGATGCCGCCAATCTGGAACTTCGTTATGAAGATAACAGCAATCGCAACTATATATCCAACCGCTTCACAATGGATGGGGAAATAAACCATGGTCGTTCGGAAGAACTCAGACAAACTCTACGAACTTCCCGGCTGAGTGCGGGAAATTATTTCAATCTCATCCGGAACCGGGAAAATAGTACCTGGGAATTCCGCTCGGCAACGCAGTATGCTTACCAGCCCGCATCTTTATTACTTGAAGAAGGAAAAAGCAAATTCAATCAGCACAGTTTCTATACAGATAATAGTGCGGCATATCTGCGCAAGTACAACGGCTTTACCCAGCAATACAAAGCAGGAATACAAGGGGAACGGGCTACTATGAAGTATATTCCGCCTACACAACCTAATGACTTCAACGCCTCTAACCTGTCATTGTATTTCAACCCCTATTTCCAGTTGCAACGGGGTAAAGGGCTGGCTACACTTTCACTGCCCCTAAAAGCACAACGATACTTCTCACAGCAACGATCATTCCTATTCTTCAATCCGTCCACGTATTTGCGTTACAAACTGGATTACCATTGGACGTTCTCTCTCTATGGCAGCCTGAAACGTTCGGCAGGAGATTTCTCCGACCTATATCCGGGACTTTACCAAACCGACTACCGTACCTGGCGAAGCGGTAACGGCCTTTTTCCAACGAGCACTACGCAGACTTATAATCTCTATGGTGAATATAAAAATACCGTGCAAGAATTCTTTGTCACAGCCTCGCTGACCTACAGTCGCAGTAATCGGAATACCCTCTTTGAGCAAAGTGTTTCTGAAAATGCAATTGTCTACACCCAACGTGAGCTGCCGAATCACAGCGATAGCTGGAACCTCAGCAGTACCTTGTCCAAAGGCATATACGACTGGCATCTGAAAACCTCTCTTACCCTGCTGCTCAGTCGTAGCAACGGGGAGCAACTTACGCGCCTGACTGATAGCGACCAACAAAGTCTTTTGCAAACTTACCGTTATGATTACCTGAAAGCAGAACCTAAGATTATATGGTCGCCCGCAGATCTCTTTGAAGCAGAATATCATGCGACATTGGGGTATGGCGGTAGCAAGATAGGAAGCGATACCCGCCTCAGCCCATTGCTGGACTTTGTACAACGGCTACATCTCACATTCAGCATCGGACAAGTAGACCTGCGCCTTTCCGGCGAACATTACCGGAATGATTTAGGAGAACATACACATCTCAATACTGTGTTTGCAGATGCATCCCTTATCTATAAAAGAAAAAAATGGAGATTGGAAGCAAGTCTCAACAATCTCTTCAACAAGAAAGAGTATGCTTATACGACGTATTCAGCCACACAAAGTTATACTTCGCGACTGAATATACGCCCGAGGGAAGTCATGGCGACGGTAAATTATCAGTTTTAA
- a CDS encoding response regulator transcription factor, producing MKPLKILFADDDLKYSMLLKRFLEKEGYEVTYAGNGSIAIEQFPLVKPDLVLLDINMPGHNGFEVAERIRETDKHVLIFFLSDRSDKADRLQGFQLRANDYLAKPFYPEELIARIRERFASQLSDTVEEETYHFGQSVFNYSTNEIRTGNNKVLITSRQAEILRLLAKNLNLSVDRDLLLNTVWSSASYANSLALNVQITYLRKALRNDSSVKIESLMKKGYVLKDK from the coding sequence ATGAAACCTTTGAAGATACTTTTTGCTGACGATGATTTGAAATACTCAATGCTGCTGAAGCGCTTTCTTGAAAAAGAAGGTTACGAGGTAACTTATGCGGGGAACGGAAGCATTGCTATCGAGCAATTTCCTCTTGTGAAACCAGATTTGGTGCTACTTGATATTAATATGCCCGGTCACAATGGCTTTGAAGTTGCCGAACGTATCCGCGAGACGGATAAGCATGTACTCATATTCTTTCTTTCCGACCGTAGTGATAAGGCCGACCGTCTGCAAGGTTTCCAGCTTCGTGCGAATGATTATCTTGCTAAACCGTTTTATCCGGAAGAACTTATAGCCCGTATTCGTGAACGTTTCGCTTCACAGCTTTCCGATACGGTGGAGGAGGAGACTTATCATTTCGGCCAGTCTGTCTTCAATTACAGTACCAATGAAATACGAACGGGAAATAATAAAGTGCTTATTACTTCCCGTCAGGCAGAGATTCTCCGCTTGTTGGCGAAGAACCTTAATTTATCTGTAGACCGTGACTTGTTGTTGAATACAGTCTGGAGTAGTGCCTCTTATGCAAACTCTCTGGCGCTGAACGTGCAGATTACTTATTTGCGCAAGGCACTTCGCAACGACTCTTCGGTGAAGATAGAATCGTTGATGAAGAAAGGCTATGTATTGAAAGATAAGTAG
- a CDS encoding UpxY family transcription antiterminator has protein sequence MNITSHSPHLHWFAVRVTYSRELALKAFLDEEKIENFIPMRRDYIVKKGRRIRRLVPAVHNLVFIRSTRKRIDALKDKAGMNIPMRYIMDREQRLPIVIPDSQMRSFILVAGTYEESIVYVEPAELQLIKGQKVRVIGGVFEGTVGEFVRIRRDRRVVVNIEGVMAVATTFIHSSLVEPIAD, from the coding sequence GTGAACATCACTTCACATTCTCCGCATCTTCACTGGTTTGCAGTGCGTGTCACCTATAGCCGTGAGTTAGCTTTGAAAGCTTTTCTCGACGAGGAAAAGATTGAGAATTTCATACCCATGCGTCGCGATTATATTGTGAAAAAGGGTCGTCGCATTCGTAGGCTTGTTCCTGCCGTGCATAATCTTGTTTTCATTCGCTCTACTCGCAAGCGTATCGATGCCTTAAAGGATAAAGCCGGTATGAATATCCCCATGCGCTATATCATGGATCGCGAACAGCGTCTCCCCATTGTCATTCCCGACAGTCAGATGCGCAGCTTCATTCTTGTTGCCGGTACCTATGAGGAATCGATTGTTTATGTGGAACCAGCCGAACTTCAACTGATAAAAGGTCAGAAAGTACGTGTTATAGGCGGTGTTTTCGAAGGAACCGTGGGTGAGTTCGTTCGTATTCGTCGTGACCGTCGTGTAGTTGTGAATATTGAAGGGGTTATGGCTGTTGCCACAACGTTTATTCACTCTTCACTGGTAGAGCCTATAGCCGACTAA
- a CDS encoding mechanosensitive ion channel family protein, translated as MTTLGGWMNKTLVGWGVDPKFANTFDETIIAILIIAIAVGLDYLFQAILVGGMKHYTNRSPHRWNTLLMKRKVVPHLIHTLPGILIYFLLPHTFVHGVELLGLAQKVCAVYIVAALAFALNGLLLVFLDFHNQKDNSKNHPMKGFVQVLQVLLFFVAAIIAISILIDKSPATLFAGLGASAAVLMLVFKDSILGFVAGVQLSANEMLRIGDWIALPNGSANGIVKEITLNTVKIQNWDNTISTIPPYTLVNGSFQNWRGMQESGGRRVDKNIYLDMTTLKFCTSEMLDTIRKEVPLMADYQPAEGEVPTNAQLYRIYIERYLCSLPVVNQDLDLIISQKEMTTYGVPIQVYFFSRNKVWKEYERIQSDIFDHLLVMVQKFDLKLYQYSD; from the coding sequence ATGACGACATTAGGAGGGTGGATGAATAAAACCCTTGTAGGTTGGGGAGTAGATCCCAAATTTGCGAATACATTTGATGAGACTATCATCGCCATATTGATTATTGCTATAGCTGTAGGATTAGACTATCTATTCCAAGCAATATTAGTGGGCGGTATGAAGCATTATACAAATCGTTCACCTCACCGTTGGAATACCTTATTAATGAAGCGGAAGGTCGTTCCTCACCTGATACATACCTTGCCGGGCATTCTGATTTATTTCCTGTTGCCCCATACTTTTGTGCATGGAGTAGAGTTGTTGGGCTTGGCTCAGAAGGTGTGTGCCGTGTATATTGTAGCTGCATTAGCCTTTGCGCTGAACGGACTGTTACTGGTTTTTCTGGATTTTCATAATCAAAAAGACAATAGTAAGAATCACCCGATGAAAGGTTTTGTCCAGGTATTGCAAGTACTACTGTTCTTTGTGGCTGCTATCATTGCCATATCTATTCTTATCGATAAATCTCCCGCAACCCTTTTTGCCGGATTGGGTGCTTCGGCAGCAGTATTGATGTTGGTATTTAAAGATAGTATTTTGGGGTTTGTGGCCGGAGTGCAACTCTCTGCCAATGAAATGCTGCGTATCGGCGACTGGATTGCTTTACCCAACGGATCTGCCAATGGTATTGTGAAAGAAATTACCCTCAACACCGTGAAGATCCAGAACTGGGATAACACAATTTCTACCATTCCGCCTTATACCTTAGTGAACGGTTCTTTTCAGAACTGGCGCGGCATGCAGGAGAGTGGCGGTCGGCGTGTGGACAAGAATATCTATCTGGATATGACCACATTGAAGTTCTGTACTTCTGAAATGTTGGATACCATTCGCAAGGAAGTTCCTTTGATGGCGGACTATCAGCCGGCGGAAGGGGAGGTGCCTACCAATGCGCAACTCTACCGCATTTACATCGAACGCTATCTTTGTAGCCTACCTGTTGTAAATCAGGATCTGGACTTGATTATCAGTCAGAAGGAAATGACAACTTACGGAGTTCCTATTCAGGTCTATTTCTTTTCCCGGAACAAGGTATGGAAAGAATATGAGCGTATTCAGTCCGATATATTTGATCATTTGCTGGTAATGGTACAGAAGTTTGATTTGAAATTGTATCAGTATTCGGATTAA